The Spirochaetota bacterium DNA window TGATCGTGCAGTTGGCGGTGCCGCCGCGCACCGCGGCGCCGTACGCGGGAAGGTAGGTGACGTTGTAGTCGTCGTACATGGCGGCGTTGCCCAGTATGTTGCCCATCGTGAGGACGCCCTGTCCCCCGGAGCCCGCGAACATTATCTTTACCAGCATGTCAGGCCCCTCCCCCGCGCTTGTCCGTGAGCACGCCCAGGGGATATTCCTTCGACATGACCTCGGTCACCCAGTCGAAGGATTCTTTGGGTGTCTTTTTCCAGTTCGTGGGACAGGGCGAGAGCACCTCGATGATCGAGTAGCCCAGCCCGTCCACCTGCACCTGGAAGGCGGTGCGGATCGCCTTCTTGGTCTTCTGGATGGCCGCGGGGCCGTTGACCGCAACACGCTCCGCGTACACCACGCCGGGAAAGCTCGCGACGACGTCCGTGATGTGAAGCGGGTATCCCTCGAATTTCGGGTTGCGCCCGTTAGGCGATGTCGTGGTCTTCATGCCCACGAGGGTGGTGGGCGCCATCTGGCCGCCCGTCATGCCGTACACGGCGTTGTTGATGAAGATTACCGTAATGTGCTCGCCGCGGTTCGCGGAATGTATGGTCTCCGCCGTGCCTATCGCGGCGAGGTCGCCGTCCCCCTGGTAGGTGAATACGAAAAGCTCCGGGCGCACGCGCTTGATGCCGGTCGCCATGGCGGTGCCCCTGCCGTGGGCCGATTCCAGCATGTCGATGTCTAAATATTTGTAGGCGAGTACGGCGCATCCCGCGGGGTTCACGCACACGGTCTTTTTGCCCAGATCCATCTCATCGAGCAGCTCCGCCACGATGCGGTGGACGATGCCGTGGCCGCATCCCGGGCAGTAGTGACTCACGACGTCCGGCTTATGGTACTTTGGATATTTATTGAGCAGTTTCATGACATTCCCTTCAGCTTGAGCTGGTATTCGCGGTAGAGGATGCGCGCGAACTCCGCCGGCGTGGGGACGACGCCCCCGGGCCTTCCGTGAAAGTGCACGGTGCCCTTGCCCTCCAGCGAGAGGAGCACGTCCTCGAGCATCTGTCCCGTGCTCATCTCGAACACCACGAAGTTCGTCACGCGGCGCGCGGTCTCCTGGAGCACGGCCTTCGGGAAGGGCCACAGGGTGATGGGCCGGATAAGCCCCACGGGCACGCCGTCCTTGCGCACGCGCTTGATCGCGGCCTTCGCGATGCGCGCCGTGGTGCCGTACGCGATCGCGACGATCTCGGCGTCCTCGGTCATGTATTCTTCCCAGCGGGTCTCGTTGGCGGCGATCTCCTGGTACTTGCGCACGAGCATCCAGTTATGGCGCTCCATTTCGGTCGCGTCCAGGATGAGGCTCGCCATGTAGCGGCTGGGGCCCGTCCCGCGGCCACGAAGCGCCCAATCCTTCTCGGGGAGCTTTTTTATGGGCTCCGGGAATACCACCGGCTCCTTCATCTGGCCGAGCATGCCGTCGCCCAGTATCATGACCGGGGTGCGGTAGTGATCCGCGATATCGAATGCCGCGTAGGTGAGATCGGCGACCTCCTGGACCGATGCCGGTGCAAGCACGGGGGTCCGGTAATCCCCGTGGCCGCCGCCGCGCGTCGCCTGGAAATAGTCCCCCTGCGCCGGCGCGATGTTGCCCAGCCCGGGCCCGCCCCGCATCACGTTCACGATCACGGCGGGAAGCTGGAAGCCGGCAAGGAACGATATCCCCTCCTGCTTAAGGCTTATTCCCGGGCTCGAGGACGACGTCATCGCGCGCGCCCCCACGGACGCCGCGCCGATCACCATGTTGATGGCCGCGGTCTCGCTCTCGGACTGGAGGAACACGCCCCCCTTCTTGGGAAGGTGCTCGGCCATGTACTCGCCCAGCTCGTTCTGCGGGGTTATGGGGTAGCCGAAATAGCTCGTGCACCCGGCGCGTATCGCCGCCTCGGCGAACGCGTGGTTGCCGCTCATGAAAACCTTATTCTTCACCGTACACCTCGATCGCGATCTCCGGGCACACCAGCGTGCACACCAGGCATCCGTTGCACTCGTGTTCCGGGTCCGCCTCCGCGAAGTAGTACCCCTGCACATTGAGCTGGTCGGCCGTGCGTAGCGCCCCCCTCTTGCAGTATTCGATGCAGAGGCTGCACCCCTTGCAGAGCTCCGACTTGACGACGACTTTGCATTTTGTCTTGGTCATAGGGACATTTCCAGGTTGGTTTTCAGTAAATGTATCATGGTTCATGCATATTTCAAATTATATGCGCTTCTGGCAAGTAATGTATGCTCGGCGGTTTTGTCAAATCTTTTTGAGTTCGGGGGTCCGATGCGCGGGAAGGCGTGAATCGATGCCATTGCTCGTCCGTGCTTCACGGAAACAGGAGATAGGGGGATGGGACGAGATTGATGAGATGAAAGGACTGGGATTACGTACCGTAGAGGCGCGATTAATCGCGCCTCTACGGTTTCCCGGGAAATAATTTTTCTTTGACAACAACACCGTCCATGACGGCACAATGGCGGCGTGACCGGATCCACGCACCTCATACGGCGCGCCGAGGCGCGCGACATGGACGCGATCCACGAGATCGAAGAAGAATGCTTCACCGCGCCCTGGAGCAGGAAGAATATCGAGCACGAGCTTTCGGTTTCCTATTCATGGTTCCTGGTCGCGGAGAGGTCCGGCGAAATCGCGGGCTATATCATCGCGTGGGACGTGAAGGGGGAAATCCAGCTCAACCACATCGCGGTGCGTCCCCGCGCGCGCAGGAGCGGAATCGGCCGGATGCTCGTGAAGGCGCTCGTGGACGGCCTTTCCGCGCAGGGCGCGTCGAGGGTGCTCCTCGAGGTCCGGTCACGGAACGAGGAGGCACTCGGCTTCTACCGGGCACTGGGCTTCGTCGAGAACGGACGCCGCAAAAACTACTACCACGACGACGACGCGTTACTCATGGAGAAGGTTTTATAAGAATGGCCGATAAAGCAGTATATTTGAAGAGCGCGTTTCGCCCGGCGGATTTTCCCGGGCTCCCCCACCCCGAATTCGCGGTGATGGGGCGTTCCAACGTGGGAAAATCGTCGTTCCTGAACATGCTGACCGGCGTACGGGGCCTCGTCAAGGTGGGCGCGAAACCCGGCGTCACCAAATCCGTGAACTTTTTCATCCTGGAGGGCCGGATCACCCTGGTCGACCTTCCCGGATTCGGCTACGCAAAGCTGCCTATGGAGCTCAAGAAGCAGTTTCTTCCGCTCATCAAGTCCTATATATCGGCACGCGACCGCATTCGCCTCGTGTTCCTGCTCATCGACATCCGCCGCGAGCCCGGGGACTTCGAGCGGGAAATGATCGCCCTGCTCACGGAGCGCGGGATTCCCATCGCGATCGTCGCCACCAAGTGCGACAAGTTTTCGCGCGGGAAGCGCCTGACCCGCAGGCGCGAGATCGCGAGTGCGCTCGATATCGGCGTCGATTCGGTATTTCTCTCCTCAGCGGAAACGGGCGAGGGGAAAAAGGAACTGCTGGGGTTGATTAAGGAATATGCAATCACTAAAGACAAGGACGTGTAAGAAAGGGAGATGGGGGGATCCGGCAAAACCGTAGAGACGTCCCGTCGGGACGTCTCTACGGTTTTGCCGGATGAACGTCTAAAGCCTCGAAATTCGCTGCATCGCCTCGATCACGTTTTCACGGCTGTTGAACGCACTGATGCGGATAAAGCCCTCGCCGCACTTGCCGAACCCCTCGCCGGGCGTACAGACCACGCCCGCCTTTGAAAGCATCTGGTCGAAAAATTCCCACGAGGGTTTCCGCGTATTCACCCAGATGTACGGGGAATCCTGGCCGCCCGTGCATTCGTAACCCAGCGCGGTCATTTCCGTACGCACCAGGCGCGCGTTTTCCAGGTAGTAATCGACAATCTCCACGACCTGCTTCTTCCCCTCCGGGGAATACACCGCCTCGGCGGCACGCTGAACCGGGTAGGAGACGCCGTTGAACTTGGTCGTGTGCCGTCTGTTCCATAATGCGTGAATGAACTGCGCGTTGCCTTCCGCGTCGAACGCCCTGCACTCTTTCGGGATCACCGTGAACGCGCAGCGCGTCCCCGTGAAGCCAGCGGTTTTCGAGAAGCTCCGGAACTCGACGGCGACCTCGCGCGCGCCCTCAATCTCGAAAATTGAGCGCGGAAGGGTTTCGTCGCGGATGAAGGCCTCGTACGCGGCATCGTAGAGGATGAGGCTCTTATGCGTGTGCGCGTACTCGACCCAGGAACGCAGGCGATCATGCGTAATAGTCGCGCCCGTGGGATTGTTCGGAAAGCACAGGTAGATGAGGTCGACCCGTTCCGCGGGCATATCGGGCACGAACCCGTTGTCGCGGGTGCAGTCCATGTAGACGAGCTTTTCATAGCGCCCGCCCGCGTTCGCGCCCGCGCGCCCCGCCATCACATTGGTGTCCACGTATACCGGGTAGACAGGATCAGGAACCCCGACCACGCAGTCCTGCGCGAAGAGCTCCTGGAAGTTTCCGGTATCGCATTTCGCGCCGTCGCTTATAAAGATTTCGTCCGCCGATATTGTCGCGCCGCGGGAAAGGAAATCGTTCTCGGCTATCTTCTCGCGGAGAAAATCATACCCCTGTTCAGGGCCGTACCCCTTGAATGAATCCGCGCGCGCCATGTCGTCCACGCCATCGTGGAAAGCCTTGATGATCGCCGGCGGGAGCGGCACGGTCACGTCGCCGATTCCCATACGGATAATGCGCGTTTCTGGGTTGGCCTCCTGGAATGCCCCCACCCTCTTTGCGATTTCCGAAAAAAGGTACGATGATTTCAATGCGCGATAGTTCTCGTTGATCCTGATCATAATCCGTCTCGTCTCCTCCAAACGCCTCTAAGCCTTAATCTCCATATCTCTTTCTTACACGCCTGTGTCTCTACGAGATCACCGTCTACATGAGCCCCTTATACATCCCACCGTCGATGAGGATGGTCTCCCCGTTTATATACCCCGCGCGCTCCGATGCGAGAAAGGCCACCAGCGCGCCGAATTCCCGGGGCTCGCCTATGCGGCCGAGCGGGATATTCTTTTCCATGTCACCGCGCACCTTGTCAAACGAAATATTCTCCCTTTGCGCGCGCTCGCGGAAAAGTGACTCGACGCGGTCGGTCCGGATGTAGCCGGGGGCCACGGCGTTCGCGGTAATCCCGAACTGCGCGACCTCCTCCGAAAGGCTTTTCACCATGGCCACCACCCCGACCCGCGACACGTTCGAGAGCACCAGGTTCGGCAGGGGCTGCTTCACCGTGATCGAGGTCGAGGCGATGATACGCCCCCAGCGCTGCTCCTTCATCGCGGGAAGAAATGCGTAGACCAGGCTGAGCGCGCTCATGAGGCTCGTTTCGATAGCATCGCGAAAGTCCCCGGGCCCAAAGTCCTTCATCATGCCGGCGGGAGGTCCCATCGCGTTGGTAAAAAGCACGTGCGCCGCCCCGTAGGTGTCCCGCACCTTCCGGGCGAACCCATCGACTTCATCCTGTTTCGTGACATCGCATACCGCGTCGAGTATCTCCGTTCCGTATGCCTTACGGATATCCTCGGCCGTCGCGCGTATTCTTCCCGCGTCGCGCGAGCAGATGGCGAGCTTCATCCCTTCCGCCGCGAGTTCCTCGGCGACCGCGCGTCCCAGTCCCTTGCTCGCCGCAGTCACCACCGCAACCTTTCCCTTCAATCCAAGGTCCATATCTGCCCTCCCCATCCGGGCGTCCACGCGCCCCGTATTTCAGTTCCCCCCGCCGACCGGCGGGAAGCAGGCGTTCACCGTCGCTTCCACTTCATCGAGCCATCCGGCGCGCTGGGCCGGTGTGCTGGTTACCACCACGTTGAAAACCTTCCGGTGAAAGTCCGTTATGCCGCAAAATCCGAATATGCAATCTTTCCAGATGCGCTCCAGCGGGTCTCCGAACACCCCCCGCTCGCGCGCGTCCGGCGTATCCGAGGTATTGAATACCAGCCCGGTCTTCCCCGCCAGGAGTCCCACCGGCACCCCTTCGCCGGAATCGCCGTCGGTGAACTCGTAGGCGACACCGGGGCGGATCACCCTGTCGATCCAGCCCTTAAGCACCGCCGGGGGCATCCCCCACCAGTTGGGATGCACCACGATCAGTCCGTCGGACACCCGGAGCTCGGCGCAGTGTTCGTCCACGGAAGGGGTCAGATGCGCGTCTTTCCGCATTTCGCGCCCCTGCAGCAGGGGGTCGAATCCTTCGCGGCACAGATCATGGAAATAAATTTCATGCCCTCCGCGCGTGAGCGCCTGGAGCGCCCTTTGTGCAATGGCCGCATTAAGGCTTTCGGCGGAAGGGTGCGCGAGGACCACCATCACCCGCATATCGGCCCCCCGATTATCCTTTCCATGGAGATATCCATGTCGCCCGGATCGAGCATGCAGTTGATGCACCGGGCCGCCCGAAAGCGCGAGAGATCGCGCTCGCGTATGTCTTCCTCGAATAGACTGCCCTGGGCGAGCAACCCGGCCCGCCTTGTTCCCTCCAGCAGGGGCTCCGCGGGGGTCACCCAGCGCGCGCCGTCGAAAAACGCGATGTTGCTGAACGAGGTGTCCGTGACGAGGCCGTGCTTCACAATGAGGATGTCGTCGCAGCCGTTCCGCAGCGCGAGAAGAGCCTGGAGGGCGGACTTGTCCGCGTACTTATGCGAGTACTCGATCGTGTCGGAGCGCACCAGGCGGAGTGACCTCACGGTGCGCCTCGTGTAGTGCGCGAACTCGATCCGCTCGATGTCCGCGCGATAGAGCACACGACATTTCACCAGTCCCGCGCGGAATTCCTCCGGGACACGCACCATGGCGCGCAAATCCACGTCGCCGCCGCATCCAAACAGCGCACGCCGGGACCGGTTCATCCGCTCGTTGTGCAGGTGAGCGTTAAAGAGCGCGCCGTCCTGCACCCGGATCGATTCAAGCAACAGGGACATAAATTTTTCGGACCATCTCCTCGTATTCGGCGCGGGGATCGCTGTACACCGTGATTCCGCCCCCGCTTTTATAATAGAATTCGTTTCCTTCCTGCCCGATGAACCGGATCATCACCGCGCTGTCCAGCGCGTTGCCGTCAAAAATTCCGAAAACACCGGTATAATAACCCCGGGAATAGTCCTCCACCTCGGAAATAATTTCAACAGTTTTCTTCTTGGGCGCGCCCGTGACGGACCCCGCGGGAAGAAGCGAGGCGACGATATCGCCGATACGCGCATGGTAATCGCCCGGAAGTTCGCCGCACACCTCGGAGCTCGTTTGGATGATCGCGCTCCTCCCGGCCAAAATGGGTTCCGCATACCGGAACCGTTCGACCCGGACGTTGCGCGCCACGATGGACAGGTCGTTACGCAGCAGGTCGACGATAGTCAGGTGTTCCGCGAGCTCCTTTTCGTCGGCAAGGAGCGTCTCCCGCGCGCCCGGTATGGATGCATCAATAGTACCCTTCATGGGAAAAGCGGCGATTTTTCCCGCCTCGATCCTGATAAAGCATTCCGGTGAGAATACCACGAACCTATCGGCCCACCAGAGTCTGTACCGCGCGCGGCTCAGGAAAAATATTTCCCTGAGCCCCGCTCCCGGCACGACGGGCGTCCTGAAGGTCAGGTTTGCAAGGTAGCTGTCCCCGTCGCGAAGATGGCGCTGAAGCCGGTTGAAGGATTCCATGTATAGATCGTACGCGACGGGACTGCTCGCAAGCGCAACGGGACGGCCGCCGCGTGCATCCGTTTCGCCGCAATTGCTGATGCCGCCCGCCGCGTAAAGAATGCGCCGGGGATCCACCGCGGGAAGCGGCAGCACGGTGGGATGGCGCATTTCGTAATCGATGATGAACAGGAAAGGGATGCGCGAGGCCCCAAGCCGGTTCATTTCATTTATCCACATGACGATACCCGCCTGCCTCCAATGCACCCGCACCTCATCAATGAGCATGGGCGGGTGATTATTTCAACCACCACGCGCGCGCCCATGCCGGGCGCACCCAAATAAAGAGAGGGGGCGATTGCCCCCTCTCATATACGTATCAGAAATAGTACCGCTTATTCGGCCGGTGCGCCGGTAAAGATCTCGTCCGAGGTCTTGATAACCGCCGCTTCGTCCGAAAGCAGCGAATCGATCTGGCCGAAATACCGGTGGAACTCGCTGCCTATGTAGTACTGTGCCGAAAGGACCTTGCCGGAATAGTATGCCGCCTCTGCGTTGTCCTTAAGCAGCGCGTCGCGCTCGGGACCCTTCTTGTCGCCCACAAGCTGCTTCATCTTGGGGGTCGCAAGCGTAAGCGCCCAGAGGTGCATCCACGCATGGGTAAGGTAGCGGAAGGCGACCTGTAAAGGAGTCGCCGCGGCGAACAGGTGGAGGAACTTGCCGCCGCCCATCTGCTCCTTCATCTTCGCGATGACTTCGTCCATCTTCTCGACGCCCCTTTCGAGCATCACGATGTACTTGTCCTCGACCACGCCCTTCGCCTTCGCGCAGGTTTCCTTGATCTTCTTCTTGTACACGGTGTAGTTGTACTGTTCGGGGTTCATGAGTATCTTGCGCATCGTGAGGTCCATCGACTGGATGCCGTTGGTGCCTTCATAGATGGACAGGATCTTCGCGTCGCGGGCGAGCTGCTCGACGGGATAATCCGAGCAGAAGCCGTAGCCGCCGTAAACCTGGCAGGCCTCCCCGGTGACGAGCCATGAAAGGTCGGTGTTGCCGGCCTTGCAGATCGGGATCATGATCTCGACGAGCGCCTGCGCCTCTTTCTTCTCATTGGCGTCGGCAACGTGCATGTAGTCGAGGTTGTAGCCCACGAAGTAGGAGATCATGCGCATCGCTTCGACGTTCGACTTCATCCACAGAAGCATGCGGCGGACGTCGGGGTGCTGGATGATGTTGACGCTCTTCGCTTCGGGGTTAAGCATCTGGGTGACGTGCGCGCCCTGGAGGCGGTTCTTCGCGTAGGTGATCGCGTGCATGTAGGCGGCGCTGGAAACCGCGAGGCCCTGGTTGCCCACGAAGATGCGTGCCTCGTTCATCATCTGGAACATGATCTTCATGCCCTTGCGCTCTTCGCCCAGGAGATAGCCCACGCAGTTGCCGTTGTCGCCAAAGCTCAGGGTGCAGGTCGCGGAGCCCTTGATGCCCATCTTGTGCTCGATGCCCGCGCACACGACGTCGTTCTGCTTGCCCAGGGAACCGTCCTTGTTGATGTGGAACTTGGGAACGATGAAGATGGATATGCCCTTCGTTCCGCCGGGATCGCCTTCGATGCGGGCGAGAACGGGATGGATCACGTTGTTATAGATATCGTTGTCGCCGGAGGAGATGAAAATCTTGGTCCCGGATATCTTGTACGTTCCGTCGGCCTGTTTGACGGCCTTGGACTTGAGGGCGCCCACGTCGGAACCGGCATCGGGCTCGGTGAGGCACATCGTTCCGCCCCATTCGCCGGTGTACATCTTCGGGAGATAGGTTGCTTTCTGCTCGGGGGTTCCGAACGCCTTGATCATGTTCGCGGAGCCGATCGTGAGCATGGGATACATCGTGAATGCCACGCAGGCGGCGCTGAAATACTCGGTGCAGGACTGGAAGAGGACCTCGGGCAGGCCCATCCCGCCGAATTCAGGCTCGACCGCGAGAGAGATGAAACCGGCCTCGTGGTACGCCTTCATCGCGGTCTTGTATGCCGGGGGGACCTTCACTTCCTTGGTATCGGGATTGTATTTGACGCCTTCCTTGTCGGCGGGCGCGTTGGCCGGATACACCTGCTCCATCGCGATCTGCTCTGCCAGGTCGAGGGTGGCCTCAAGCGTGTCGCGGTCCATGTCGGCGTATTTAGGAAATTTGTTCAGCTTATCAACTTCGAGCATTTCGAAAAGAACAAAACGGCAGTCTCTTGTGTCAACCAGCTTGTTCAGAGCCATATATGACCTCCGGTGAATTTAGCTTAACATTTTTTAAATAAATGTCTGCAATTCAATCCAAAAGAAGAGGCATCTTTTTGTCAATGAATTTCTACGGGAACGATGACTTATTATGGAAACGACCGGACAGTCAGCGATCGCTCCACGGTATCCTCAAAACGGAGCGTGGCGATGAATGCGGTTCATAAAAATCAGGGGGGCCGAATCGCGGGCCGGCCACGAATAGCGCTCAGAATGGATGGGCGCTCTCGGACCACGGTAACGCATGCCCGCTATGCTATCAGCGGGCATGCGTTGACTTTTTGCCTTCCCTATCAACTTTAAGCCTCAGACCGAGAGCTGAACACACTTTCACCAGGGTCTGGACGTTGCAGTTCGCGCCGTTTTCGACCCTGGAAAGCTGCTGCTGGGTGATGCTCGCCTTTTTCGCAAGGTCTGCCTGTGAGATGCCCAGGCGGTTCCTTTCATTCGCTATTTTTACCGCGAGTTCAATGTACTTCTTTTCCTCGTTATACGCCTTCCTGAACTTCGGGTCTTTCATCTGTTCATCGAGATGTTTTCTGAACGATCTCATCTAATGCCCCCTTACTTTTCGCTCGCTGTTGCGCGCCAGGAATTCCTTGCGGCATTTCTTCGCCTTAGAGATCTCGGCCTTCGGCACCGTTCCAGTCGCTTTTGTGAAGATCTTGGACGCGCAACAAGTACAGTAAGCAGGAAATAGAACTACAATCTGCTCAGACGTTGTAGCCAAAGCATCATCATTAGAATCAAGTTGATGAATATTAAAATTATCAAGATAATTTATTTCTTAGCTATTTTTACAATCCAGGCTTTCATTATGCTCCATGTTTTAAATACCGGATAAATACTACCAGTTCCCCGTGTTGATATATTGGCAATATTCTGGCGTCGCCAGAATATTGCCAGACATCTCCAGACCTTTTTTATTATCTTATGCTTATGTTACTGATAACTGTGCCTGTGAATCAAGTCAGTAAATTTTGTTTTTAAGAGTATTAAAGGAGTATTTTATGAAGTTTCTCAGATTTTCGGCAATGCTACTGATCGCGGCAACTCTGGCGTTTACCGCCTGCGGAGGCAGCACAGAAAACTCTGTTTCACCCGGGCCATCGACAAAAGCGATCACGGCCTTCAGCATTGATGGTCTTTCAGCTTCCGGTATTATAAGCGAAGCTGGCCATAGTATAGCGATATATGTACCTAATGGAACCGATCTAACTGCACTTGTGCCGACTATCACTCATACCGGGGCAAGCATCAATCCGGCATCCGGAACAGCGCAAGATTTTACCGGCCAGGTTACTTATACCGTAACAGCAGTGAATGGCTCAATGCAGGATTATATAGTGACAGCCACTAAAACAGTTTCAATTACATTTGAAAAAAACGACACCGGGGCTGCCGGGATAATGCATAAACAGGCAATTGCAACCGGTTTAACAATGAACTTAGCTGCCAATACATTTACAATGCAAGGTTTTAAATTTGCAGGATGGGCGGAAACATCAGAAGGCAGCGTTGCTTATGGAGATAAAGCAAGCTATACAATGGGTACGTCGGATGTAACTTTATACGCAATGTGGTCAAGATGGACAAAACTCCTGGGTGCAAATGGTGTATATACATCTACAAACAGTGTATCTGTAGATTCAAACGGCAACAGCTATCTTATAGTAGGGGCAGCCGGCGATGGCAATCTTGACGGACAAACAATAAGCGGGAACTGGTCTAAATTTTTTGTCGTTAAATATAACAGCTCGGGGATAAAGCAATGGTTGATTCCATTGGGCAGCTTTCCGGATATTTCGGTTGGCAAAATATCTGCAGACCAGAGCGGTAATTTTTTTGTTACAGGATATACAACAACTGATCTTGATGGAGAGACATTAACCGGCGGCTACGAGAATGCATTTGTTATGAAATATAATAGTTCCGGAGTAAAACAGTGGACAGAACTTCTGGGGACGGAACTTCTGGGTGAAGCAGGGGCGCCGGCCTCCTTTTCGCAGATAGAAGGATATAGTATATCTGCAGACCAAAGCGGTAATTGTTATGTTACAGGCACAACTGCTGATCCAGTATGGGGTTACCTCTGTACATTTACAGCCAAATACAATTCTTCCGGAGAAAACCAGTGGGTAAAGCTTCTCGGCGAAACCAATAAACTTACAGCATATGGGTATAGCATATCAACAGACTCAGGCGGCAATTCATATATTACAGGTAGTACATATTCCGATCTTGATGGAGAGACTAAACCGGATGTTTATGCTATTTTTACAGTTAAATATGACAATTCAGGAAACAAACAATGGACGAAACTTCTGGGCGGAAATAAAAGTATAATGACAAAAGGTATTTCAGCAGACTCAAACGGTAATTGTTATATTACAGGTTATACAGAAGGGGCTTTCGACGGACAACCCAAAATCGGTTGGTCCAATGTTTATCTGGTCAAGTACGACTATGCAGGGACAAAGCAGTGGACAAAATTTTTCGGGGCGAGCAATTCATATACTCATGGATCCGGAATAGCTGTAGACTCAGGCAATAATATATATGTTACAGGCGACACGAATGGGAATCTTGACGGAGAAACAAGCACAGGTAATTATAACGCATTTGTGGTAAAATATAACGATTCCAAAATACGGCAATGGACAAAACTGAAAGGTGCTAATGCATATGGTTACAGCATATCTATCGATTCAGGTGATAATATTTATGTTGCAGGCATTACATATGCTGATTTTGACGGGGAAACATATAGAGGTGGGGGCAGCCTGATACCGGATTTATTTATAACAACAATATTTAATCCATGATAATGTGAACATCCAGCAGGACGCCTTTTGCGCATCCCGGCGCCGGGGCATCCATGCATGTAATATTAACCGGTAATGATGAACCGGCAATATTTTGGCGTCGCCAGAATATTGCCTGGCTGTCAGGAGTTTTTAAGCCGGGCAAACTGACTGCAGCTTATCAGCCCTTGCGGAAATCGCCGGGGGTACGGCCAGTACCCGACATAAAGGCATGGTTAAAGGTGCGGAGGCTGCGGAAACCGACATTCATGGCTATATCTATTATGGGGGTATTAGTTTCGGCAAGCAGTCTCTGGGCTTCTGTAATGCGCAGGTCGTTAAGGTATTCGTTATATTTTTTCCCGGTGTGCATCTTGAAGTAACGGCTGAAATTATCCGGGTGCAACCCCAGCGATTGTGCAAGATTTTCGCGTGATATGTCCGAAGCATAGTTCGCGGCCAGGTACTCTATAGCAACGTTTATCTTATCACCAATGCTGTCGGTCAATACATGAG harbors:
- a CDS encoding acyl-CoA dehydrogenase; this translates as MALNKLVDTRDCRFVLFEMLEVDKLNKFPKYADMDRDTLEATLDLAEQIAMEQVYPANAPADKEGVKYNPDTKEVKVPPAYKTAMKAYHEAGFISLAVEPEFGGMGLPEVLFQSCTEYFSAACVAFTMYPMLTIGSANMIKAFGTPEQKATYLPKMYTGEWGGTMCLTEPDAGSDVGALKSKAVKQADGTYKISGTKIFISSGDNDIYNNVIHPVLARIEGDPGGTKGISIFIVPKFHINKDGSLGKQNDVVCAGIEHKMGIKGSATCTLSFGDNGNCVGYLLGEERKGMKIMFQMMNEARIFVGNQGLAVSSAAYMHAITYAKNRLQGAHVTQMLNPEAKSVNIIQHPDVRRMLLWMKSNVEAMRMISYFVGYNLDYMHVADANEKKEAQALVEIMIPICKAGNTDLSWLVTGEACQVYGGYGFCSDYPVEQLARDAKILSIYEGTNGIQSMDLTMRKILMNPEQYNYTVYKKKIKETCAKAKGVVEDKYIVMLERGVEKMDEVIAKMKEQMGGGKFLHLFAAATPLQVAFRYLTHAWMHLWALTLATPKMKQLVGDKKGPERDALLKDNAEAAYYSGKVLSAQYYIGSEFHRYFGQIDSLLSDEAAVIKTSDEIFTGAPAE
- a CDS encoding XRE family transcriptional regulator, with translation MRSFRKHLDEQMKDPKFRKAYNEEKKYIELAVKIANERNRLGISQADLAKKASITQQQLSRVENGANCNVQTLVKVCSALGLRLKVDREGKKSTHAR